A portion of the Streptomyces sp. NBC_00376 genome contains these proteins:
- a CDS encoding MFS transporter, translated as MTTAEPRPGHGAADSTGTRGSDNRGGSTRTTAAPARENTEAAGASRPPRTDPSRTDPSRRARTQRLLRHPVTITTAVAAVTHVLWFFFFANSGGDIAAQDAWAEFVGRHPGTAYNLAWYGGMHPVSYSVVSPYLMSVLGVRTTMMVVGTVSAALTALILVRVRAVRNPLACSLAGAFAYLCNALSGRVTFGLGMMFAVGATAAVFCWPYRWRYKRWAKAAVAAPLAALATASSPVAGLFLGVVAAALFLNKRRPGAYALGLAPVAVVALSAWLFPFSGTQPMSIATLSLPFLFSVLVFVLVPRDWKTVRTAAAVYGVGTLLTYVIDSQIGSNITRMAMLFAGVVLLAALPYTTPRSRRWYALVVAFVGLNFWIGFKGVDDIVRTAPTASWARELAPLVNELQEVGAERGRVEVVPASSHREASALAPYVNLARGWNRQADMKRNPLFYDDTLDSANYRQWLDRWAVHYVVLPKGRPDATGAVQEAQLVDKGLPYLKPVWSDTNWRLFEVDSPVPLADPPATVDEAGADELTIHVKTPGRILIRIPYSPWLAVVDSEGRSVERPQETEESKQRTDESTPRTFVNTNGCLFKAEEDADGDEWTELLAPRPGVYRLAAPYQLTPGTPCPEELR; from the coding sequence GTGACCACCGCGGAGCCGAGACCCGGCCATGGGGCGGCCGACAGCACAGGCACGAGGGGCAGCGACAACAGGGGCGGGAGCACGCGGACGACGGCCGCGCCCGCCCGGGAGAACACGGAAGCCGCGGGCGCCTCCCGGCCACCGCGCACCGACCCGTCACGCACCGACCCGTCGCGCAGGGCCCGCACCCAGCGGCTGCTGCGGCATCCGGTGACGATCACGACGGCCGTCGCCGCCGTCACCCACGTGCTCTGGTTCTTCTTCTTCGCGAACAGCGGCGGCGACATCGCGGCCCAGGACGCCTGGGCCGAGTTCGTCGGCCGGCACCCCGGGACCGCGTACAACCTGGCCTGGTACGGGGGCATGCACCCCGTCTCGTACAGCGTCGTCTCGCCGTATCTGATGTCGGTGCTCGGCGTCCGTACGACGATGATGGTCGTCGGGACCGTGTCGGCGGCGCTGACCGCGCTGATCCTGGTCCGGGTCCGGGCCGTCCGCAACCCGCTGGCCTGCTCGCTCGCCGGGGCGTTCGCGTATCTGTGCAACGCGCTGTCGGGTCGGGTGACGTTCGGGCTCGGCATGATGTTCGCGGTGGGTGCGACGGCCGCGGTGTTCTGCTGGCCGTACCGCTGGCGGTACAAGAGGTGGGCGAAGGCGGCCGTCGCCGCGCCGCTCGCCGCGCTCGCGACGGCGAGCAGCCCCGTGGCCGGGCTGTTCCTCGGCGTGGTCGCCGCCGCGCTGTTCCTGAACAAGCGGCGCCCCGGCGCGTACGCGCTGGGCCTGGCCCCGGTCGCGGTGGTGGCGCTGTCCGCGTGGCTGTTCCCGTTCTCCGGTACGCAGCCGATGTCGATCGCCACGCTCTCGCTGCCGTTCCTCTTCTCGGTCCTCGTCTTCGTCCTCGTACCGCGCGACTGGAAGACGGTCCGCACCGCGGCCGCCGTGTACGGCGTCGGGACGCTGCTGACCTATGTGATCGACTCGCAGATCGGCTCGAACATCACGCGGATGGCGATGCTGTTCGCCGGAGTGGTGCTCCTGGCCGCGCTGCCGTACACCACGCCGCGCTCCCGGCGCTGGTACGCGCTGGTCGTCGCGTTCGTCGGGCTGAACTTCTGGATCGGCTTCAAGGGCGTCGACGACATCGTCCGCACCGCCCCCACCGCCTCCTGGGCGCGCGAGCTGGCGCCGCTGGTCAACGAACTCCAGGAGGTCGGCGCCGAGCGGGGCAGGGTCGAGGTCGTGCCCGCGAGCAGCCACCGGGAGGCGTCCGCGCTCGCGCCGTACGTCAACCTGGCCCGGGGCTGGAACCGGCAGGCGGACATGAAGCGCAACCCGCTCTTCTACGACGACACCCTGGACAGCGCCAACTACCGCCAGTGGCTCGACCGCTGGGCGGTGCACTACGTGGTGCTGCCCAAGGGGAGGCCGGACGCCACCGGCGCGGTGCAGGAGGCGCAGCTGGTCGACAAGGGGCTGCCGTATCTGAAGCCGGTGTGGTCCGACACCAACTGGCGGCTCTTCGAGGTGGACAGCCCGGTGCCGCTCGCCGATCCGCCGGCCACGGTGGACGAGGCCGGCGCGGACGAGCTGACCATCCATGTGAAGACACCGGGCCGGATCCTGATCCGCATTCCGTACTCGCCCTGGCTCGCCGTGGTCGACAGCGAGGGCCGGAGCGTGGAGCGGCCGCAGGAGACCGAGGAGTCCAAGCAGCGCACGGACGAGAGCACGCCGCGGACCTTCGTCAACACCAACGGCTGTCTGTTCAAGGCCGAGGAGGACGCGGACGGCGACGAGTGGACGGAGTTGCTCGCACCGCGGCCGGGTGTGTACCGACTGGCCGCCCCCTACCAGCTGACGCCCGGCACGCCGTGCCCGGAGGAACTGCGCTGA